Proteins encoded together in one Aeromonas encheleia window:
- a CDS encoding beta-ketoacyl-[acyl-carrier-protein] synthase family protein — MSPNRKESPPVAPCYIRDYSLICALGEGKAAVSAALARWQTQGISPLDAESQALSDGRLTPVGRVSAALPPVPAALSAYDSRNNRLLLAALAQIRPGFDELKARLGADRIAIVLGTSTSGIAEAEAAVAATQADQPLPAGFDYRQQELGSPSEFLARHLALTGPAYTLSTACSSSARAFISGRRLLAAGLADAVIVGGVDSLCGLTLNGFDSLESLSLARCRPFAAERCGINIGEGAALFLLSRERAGLALLGTGESSDAWHISAPHPEGLGAEAAMRMALLQGGIEAKALDYINLHGTATKLNDEMESKALARLFGAGETAPCSSSKMLTGHTLGAAGAIEAALCCLLMEQALAPPPQGEAQDPALAPIRLVRAGEAGRPLARVLSNSFAFGGNNVSLLLGRIISGKEGEPPHE, encoded by the coding sequence ATGAGCCCGAATCGGAAGGAGAGCCCGCCGGTTGCCCCCTGTTACATCCGGGACTACAGCCTGATCTGCGCCCTGGGGGAGGGCAAGGCGGCGGTGTCTGCGGCCCTTGCCCGCTGGCAGACGCAGGGCATCAGCCCGCTGGATGCGGAGTCGCAGGCCCTGAGCGATGGCCGGCTCACCCCGGTCGGCCGGGTGAGCGCGGCGCTGCCCCCTGTGCCCGCGGCGCTCTCGGCCTATGACTCGCGCAACAACCGCTTGTTGCTGGCGGCCCTTGCCCAGATCCGGCCAGGGTTCGATGAGCTCAAAGCCCGGCTGGGGGCGGATCGCATCGCCATAGTGCTGGGCACCAGCACCTCTGGGATCGCCGAGGCCGAGGCGGCGGTCGCCGCCACGCAGGCCGACCAGCCGCTGCCGGCCGGATTCGACTATCGCCAGCAGGAGCTGGGCTCGCCGAGTGAATTTCTGGCCCGCCACTTGGCCCTGACCGGCCCGGCCTACACCCTTTCCACCGCCTGCTCCTCGAGCGCCCGCGCCTTCATCAGCGGCCGGCGGCTGCTGGCGGCCGGGCTGGCGGATGCGGTCATCGTCGGCGGCGTCGACAGCCTGTGCGGCCTGACCCTCAACGGCTTCGACAGCCTGGAGTCCCTCAGCCTGGCGCGCTGCCGCCCCTTCGCCGCCGAGCGGTGTGGCATCAACATCGGGGAGGGGGCCGCCCTCTTCCTGCTGAGCCGGGAGCGTGCCGGACTCGCCCTGCTCGGCACGGGCGAGTCGTCCGATGCCTGGCATATCTCGGCGCCTCATCCTGAGGGGCTGGGGGCCGAGGCCGCCATGCGCATGGCGCTGCTCCAGGGGGGCATCGAGGCCAAAGCGCTCGACTACATCAACCTGCACGGCACCGCGACCAAGCTCAACGACGAGATGGAGAGCAAGGCGCTGGCCCGGCTGTTTGGCGCGGGCGAGACGGCGCCCTGCAGCTCCAGCAAGATGCTGACCGGCCACACTCTTGGGGCGGCCGGCGCTATCGAGGCGGCGCTCTGCTGCCTGCTGATGGAGCAGGCACTGGCGCCGCCCCCGCAGGGGGAGGCGCAGGATCCGGCCCTGGCCCCCATCCGGCTGGTGCGGGCAGGGGAGGCGGGCAGACCGCTGGCCCGGGTGCTGTCGAACTCCTTCGCCTTCGGTGGCAATAACGTCAGCCTGCTGTTGGGGCGTATCATCTCGGGGAAGGAAGGAGAACCGCCCCATGAATGA
- a CDS encoding ApeP family dehydratase, with the protein MNEIAIAELLPHQAPMLLLDRLLDYRGQRVRCETRVGARHGLLLDEQGNLPAWVGLELMAQTIAAWAGMRGRERGEPVRIGMLLGSRQYRCQVPAFAAGELLVIEAECLLEDGGMASFECRILRGDEPCAEARLSTYLPGDAELAELLAQP; encoded by the coding sequence ATGAATGAGATAGCCATCGCCGAGTTGCTGCCCCATCAGGCCCCCATGCTGCTGCTGGATCGGTTGCTCGATTACCGGGGGCAGCGGGTGCGCTGCGAGACCCGAGTCGGCGCGCGCCACGGCCTGCTGCTCGATGAGCAGGGCAACCTGCCCGCCTGGGTCGGCCTGGAGCTGATGGCCCAGACCATAGCCGCCTGGGCGGGGATGCGGGGGCGCGAGCGGGGCGAGCCGGTGCGCATCGGCATGCTGCTCGGCAGCCGCCAGTATCGCTGCCAGGTGCCGGCGTTCGCGGCCGGGGAGCTGCTGGTGATCGAGGCCGAGTGCCTGCTGGAAGATGGCGGCATGGCCAGTTTTGAGTGCCGGATCCTGCGGGGCGACGAGCCCTGCGCCGAGGCGCGCCTCAGCACCTACCTGCCCGGCGATGCCGAGCTGGCCGAGTTGCTGGCACAGCCTTAG
- a CDS encoding 3-ketoacyl-ACP reductase FabG2: protein MSSTVLVTGASKGIGRAIALKLAADGFHIVVHYHGDSAGAEATLAAIVAAGGEGRLIQFDISDRAQCRNRLESDIEAHGAYYGVVSNAGVIRDGAFPALTDEDWDGVLHTNLDGFYNLLKPCIMPMIGLRRGGRIVTLSSVSGIMGNRGQVNYSAAKAGIIGASKALALELAKRKITVNCVAPGLIDTGMVNAEVEAEAMKMIPLKRMGQAEEVAGLVSYLMSDIAAYVTRQVISINGGMA, encoded by the coding sequence ATGAGTTCCACCGTATTGGTGACGGGCGCCAGCAAGGGCATAGGCCGCGCCATCGCCCTGAAGCTGGCCGCCGATGGTTTTCACATAGTGGTGCACTATCACGGCGACAGCGCCGGCGCCGAGGCGACCCTGGCCGCCATAGTGGCGGCGGGAGGAGAGGGGCGGCTGATCCAGTTCGACATCTCGGATCGGGCGCAGTGTCGCAACCGGCTCGAGTCCGACATCGAGGCCCATGGCGCCTACTACGGCGTGGTCAGCAACGCCGGGGTGATCCGCGATGGCGCCTTCCCGGCCCTGACCGACGAGGACTGGGATGGGGTGCTGCACACCAACCTGGACGGTTTCTACAACCTGCTCAAGCCCTGCATCATGCCGATGATAGGGCTGCGCCGGGGGGGGCGCATCGTCACCCTGTCATCGGTATCCGGCATCATGGGCAACCGCGGCCAGGTCAACTACAGCGCCGCCAAGGCGGGCATCATAGGGGCCAGCAAGGCCCTGGCGCTGGAGCTGGCCAAGCGCAAGATCACGGTCAACTGCGTGGCCCCCGGCCTCATCGACACCGGCATGGTCAATGCCGAGGTGGAGGCCGAGGCCATGAAGATGATCCCCCTCAAACGCATGGGCCAGGCCGAGGAGGTGGCGGGGCTGGTCTCCTACCTGATGTCTGATATCGCCGCCTATGTGACCCGGCAGGTCATTTCTATTAATGGAGGCATGGCATGA
- a CDS encoding beta-ketoacyl-ACP synthase, with amino-acid sequence MKRVVVTGMAGVTAFGNDWQSVGPRLRQEHNAVRQMPEWDVYEGLNTRLAAPILDFALPAHYPRKKTRAMGRVSELATVATELALTRAGLIDHPVLTGGRTGIAYGSSIGSTGPISDFGAMLNDKTTASITATTYVQMMPHTAAVNTGLFFGLRGRVIPTSSACTSGSQGIGYAYESIKHGYQDLMVAGGAEELCPSEAVVFDTLFATSLMNDSPALSPRPFDRDRDGLVIGEGAGSLILEELEHALARGAPIFAELVGFATNCDAAHVTQPQQETMQLCMALALADAGLQAGDIGYISAHGTATERGDIAESHATSALFGDKTPISSLKSYLGHTLGACGAIEAWLSLEMMAEGWFAPTLNLNEPDPACAPLDHIRSGGRELKVDYLMSNNFAFGGINTSLIFKRWP; translated from the coding sequence ATGAAGCGTGTCGTAGTCACCGGCATGGCCGGAGTGACCGCCTTCGGTAACGACTGGCAGAGCGTGGGGCCCCGCCTGCGACAGGAGCACAACGCCGTGCGCCAGATGCCGGAGTGGGATGTCTATGAGGGGCTCAATACCCGACTGGCGGCGCCCATCCTGGATTTCGCGCTGCCGGCCCATTACCCGCGCAAGAAGACCCGGGCCATGGGGCGGGTCTCCGAGCTCGCGACCGTGGCGACCGAGCTGGCCCTGACCCGGGCCGGGCTCATCGATCATCCGGTCCTGACCGGCGGTCGCACCGGCATCGCCTACGGCTCCTCCATCGGCAGCACCGGGCCCATCAGCGACTTCGGGGCCATGCTCAACGACAAGACCACCGCCAGCATCACCGCTACTACCTATGTGCAGATGATGCCCCACACGGCGGCGGTCAATACCGGCCTCTTCTTCGGCCTGCGCGGCCGGGTGATCCCCACTTCCAGCGCCTGCACCTCCGGCAGCCAGGGCATAGGCTACGCCTACGAGTCCATCAAGCACGGCTATCAGGATCTGATGGTGGCCGGTGGCGCCGAGGAGCTCTGCCCCTCGGAGGCGGTGGTATTCGACACCCTGTTCGCCACCAGCCTGATGAATGACAGCCCGGCGCTGAGCCCCAGGCCCTTCGATCGGGACCGCGATGGCCTGGTGATCGGGGAGGGGGCGGGCAGCCTGATCCTGGAGGAGCTGGAGCATGCCCTGGCGCGCGGCGCACCCATCTTCGCCGAGCTGGTGGGCTTTGCCACCAACTGCGATGCGGCCCATGTCACCCAGCCCCAGCAGGAGACGATGCAGCTCTGCATGGCGCTGGCGCTGGCCGATGCCGGCCTGCAGGCCGGGGACATCGGTTACATCAGCGCCCATGGCACGGCCACCGAGCGGGGCGACATCGCCGAGAGCCACGCCACCTCGGCCCTGTTCGGGGACAAGACCCCTATCTCCTCCCTCAAGAGCTACTTAGGCCACACCCTGGGGGCCTGCGGCGCCATCGAGGCCTGGCTCTCCCTCGAGATGATGGCCGAGGGCTGGTTTGCCCCCACCCTCAACCTGAACGAGCCGGATCCCGCCTGCGCCCCGCTGGATCATATCCGCAGCGGCGGCCGGGAGCTGAAGGTGGACTATCTGATGTCCAACAACTTCGCCTTTGGCGGCATCAATACCTCCCTCATCTTCAAGCGCTGGCCCTAG
- the mog gene encoding molybdopterin adenylyltransferase — MSKARIGIVTVSDRASAGIYEDLSGKAIIDTLGSYLTSEWEPVYRLIPDEQDQIEATLIALADEEQCCLIVTTGGTGPAKRDVTPEATEAVCDRMMPGFGELMRAESLKFVPTAILSRQTAGLRGGSLIVNLPGKPKSIRECLDAVFPAIPYCIDLMDGPYLECDESVIKPFRPKK, encoded by the coding sequence ATGAGCAAGGCAAGAATCGGTATCGTCACCGTCAGCGATCGCGCCAGCGCGGGCATCTACGAAGACCTGTCCGGCAAGGCCATCATAGACACCCTGGGCAGCTACCTGACCTCTGAGTGGGAGCCCGTCTATCGGCTCATCCCGGATGAGCAGGATCAGATTGAGGCCACCCTGATTGCACTCGCGGATGAGGAGCAGTGCTGCCTCATCGTCACCACAGGCGGCACCGGGCCGGCCAAGCGGGATGTCACCCCGGAGGCCACAGAGGCGGTGTGCGATCGCATGATGCCGGGCTTTGGCGAGCTGATGCGGGCCGAGTCCCTCAAGTTCGTGCCCACCGCCATCCTCTCCCGCCAGACCGCCGGCCTGCGCGGCGGCTCACTCATCGTCAACCTGCCGGGCAAACCCAAGTCGATCCGCGAGTGTCTGGACGCTGTCTTCCCCGCCATTCCTTACTGCATCGATCTGATGGACGGCCCCTATCTCGAGTGCGACGAGAGCGTCATCAAGCCATTTCGTCCCAAGAAATGA
- a CDS encoding DUF3135 domain-containing protein — protein MELPDFDTLKHWALDEPERLDELLHQQIDALIAQVGPDRQRRLRGLQFRIDCQRRLARNNLDSCIRIANMMHDSFYAMRRHMSQLQEESSAREEARPPLNNVIQLSDHRRNK, from the coding sequence ATGGAGCTGCCTGATTTCGATACTCTGAAACACTGGGCCCTCGACGAGCCGGAGCGGCTCGATGAGCTGTTGCACCAGCAAATAGATGCCCTGATCGCGCAGGTCGGGCCGGATCGGCAACGGCGGCTGCGGGGCCTGCAATTTCGCATCGATTGCCAGCGGCGTCTGGCCCGGAATAATCTGGATAGCTGCATCCGGATCGCCAACATGATGCACGACTCTTTCTATGCCATGCGCCGTCATATGAGCCAGCTGCAGGAGGAGTCATCGGCACGGGAGGAGGCGCGGCCGCCGCTGAATAATGTGATTCAACTGTCGGATCATAGGCGCAATAAATAA